A single genomic interval of Mucilaginibacter robiniae harbors:
- a CDS encoding valine--tRNA ligase: MSISKTYQFNEVEDKWYSYWLAHKFFKSVPDEREPYTIVIPPPNVTGVLHMGHMLNNTIQDVLIRRARMSGKNACWVPGTDHASIATEAKVVAMLKERGISKQDLSRQEFLGYAWEWKEKYGGIILDQLKKLGASCDWDRTRFTMDEELSEAVIDTFIHLYKKGWIYRGVRMVNWDPRGKTAVSDEEVIRKEVNQKLYYIKYQFAEGNGSLTIATTRPETIMADSAVCINPNDERYTHLHGKKILVPLINREIPVILDEYVTMDFGTGCLKVTPAHDLNDYELGQKHHLPVIDILNDDGTLNASAEILVGEDRFAARKKIAVMLEEAGALEKVEEYKSQVGFSERTDAVIEPKLSMQWFCKMEEMAKPALDYVLNGEIKLIPDKFINTYRHWMENVKDWCISRQLWWGQQIPAWYNNQGQWVVAKTQAEAEAEFKAQGHSAENIKQDEDVVDTWFSSWLWPISVFDGFKDPDNTDINYYYPTNDLVTAPEILFFWVARMIMAGHEFKGEVPFRNVYLTGIVRDKLGRKMSKSLGNSPDPLNLIEKYGADGVRVGMLLCSPAGNDLMFDESYCEQGRNFANKIWNAFRLVKGWTVDEQLPFANQTAVEWFNNRFNQALAEIEDAFKQYRLSEALMAIYKLVWDDFCSWYLEMVKPAYQQPIDKQTFQAVIGQFESLLKLLHPFMPFITEELWHDDLFGTRTDNDCCIVAQLPRSNAFDLKLLTAFENIKQIITEIRNTRNSKQLSPKEALSLSVKPNSGTDYTTYEQIITKLGNISEVSMVTEKVSGAVGFMVSTDEFFIPLADTIDPAAERERLEKEKEYLLGFLKSVNAKLSNQKFISNAKPEIVDNELKKKADAETKLQALEDNLKFLTD, from the coding sequence ATGAGTATTTCTAAAACCTACCAGTTTAACGAAGTTGAAGATAAATGGTACAGCTATTGGCTGGCACATAAATTTTTTAAATCAGTGCCCGATGAGCGTGAACCTTATACTATTGTAATTCCGCCACCTAACGTAACAGGCGTGCTGCACATGGGGCACATGCTAAATAACACTATACAAGATGTACTGATACGCCGTGCCCGCATGAGCGGTAAAAATGCTTGCTGGGTACCCGGTACCGATCATGCCAGCATTGCTACCGAGGCAAAGGTGGTAGCCATGCTGAAAGAACGCGGTATCAGCAAGCAAGATTTATCTCGTCAGGAGTTTTTGGGCTATGCCTGGGAGTGGAAAGAAAAGTACGGAGGTATCATTCTTGACCAGCTAAAAAAGCTAGGTGCAAGTTGCGATTGGGATCGTACACGCTTTACCATGGATGAAGAGTTATCAGAAGCAGTAATTGATACGTTTATTCACCTGTACAAAAAAGGTTGGATTTATCGTGGCGTGCGCATGGTAAACTGGGATCCCAGAGGTAAAACCGCAGTTTCTGACGAAGAAGTAATTCGTAAAGAAGTTAACCAAAAGCTATATTACATTAAGTACCAGTTTGCAGAGGGGAATGGTTCATTAACAATTGCTACTACTCGCCCGGAAACCATTATGGCTGATAGTGCTGTATGTATTAATCCTAATGATGAGCGTTATACCCATTTACATGGTAAAAAGATATTGGTGCCTCTTATTAATCGGGAGATACCAGTAATACTGGACGAATATGTAACCATGGATTTTGGTACAGGTTGTTTGAAGGTAACACCTGCGCATGATTTGAATGACTATGAACTAGGCCAGAAACATCATTTGCCAGTAATTGATATTTTAAATGATGATGGTACCTTAAATGCAAGTGCTGAGATATTAGTAGGCGAAGATCGTTTTGCAGCCCGCAAGAAAATTGCCGTTATGCTGGAAGAAGCCGGCGCGCTGGAAAAGGTAGAAGAATACAAATCGCAGGTAGGTTTTTCAGAACGAACAGATGCAGTAATTGAGCCTAAACTATCCATGCAATGGTTCTGCAAAATGGAAGAAATGGCGAAACCCGCTTTGGACTATGTATTGAATGGCGAAATCAAGCTGATTCCTGATAAGTTTATTAATACCTACCGCCATTGGATGGAAAATGTAAAAGATTGGTGCATTAGTCGCCAATTGTGGTGGGGGCAGCAAATACCAGCCTGGTACAATAACCAGGGGCAATGGGTGGTTGCCAAAACCCAAGCCGAAGCTGAAGCTGAGTTTAAAGCACAAGGACATAGTGCCGAAAATATTAAGCAGGATGAAGATGTAGTAGATACCTGGTTTTCGTCATGGCTGTGGCCTATTTCCGTATTTGACGGTTTTAAAGACCCTGATAATACAGACATCAATTATTACTACCCAACTAACGATCTGGTAACTGCACCGGAAATTCTATTCTTCTGGGTAGCCCGCATGATTATGGCTGGACATGAATTTAAAGGGGAAGTACCGTTCCGGAATGTTTACCTGACAGGTATTGTGCGCGATAAGCTGGGGCGTAAAATGTCAAAATCATTAGGCAACTCGCCTGATCCGTTAAATTTAATTGAAAAATACGGCGCTGATGGGGTTCGTGTAGGTATGCTGCTATGTTCGCCTGCCGGTAACGACCTGATGTTTGATGAAAGCTACTGCGAGCAGGGGCGTAATTTTGCTAATAAAATCTGGAATGCTTTCCGTTTGGTAAAAGGCTGGACAGTAGATGAACAACTGCCTTTTGCTAACCAAACTGCTGTAGAATGGTTCAACAACCGGTTTAACCAAGCGCTGGCAGAAATTGAAGATGCCTTTAAGCAGTACCGTTTATCAGAAGCTTTAATGGCTATCTACAAACTGGTATGGGATGATTTCTGTTCCTGGTACTTGGAAATGGTAAAACCAGCATACCAGCAACCAATAGATAAACAAACCTTTCAGGCAGTAATCGGGCAGTTTGAAAGCCTGCTGAAGCTTTTACATCCGTTTATGCCATTTATTACAGAAGAGTTATGGCACGATGATTTGTTTGGTACCCGTACGGATAACGATTGCTGTATTGTAGCCCAGCTACCGCGAAGTAATGCCTTTGATTTAAAGTTGTTAACAGCATTTGAAAATATCAAACAAATAATCACCGAGATACGTAATACCCGAAATAGCAAGCAGTTATCACCTAAAGAAGCCTTATCATTATCGGTAAAGCCTAATTCAGGTACAGATTACACTACATATGAACAGATAATTACTAAGCTGGGTAACATCAGTGAGGTGAGCATGGTTACTGAAAAAGTAAGTGGTGCGGTTGGTTTCATGGTATCTACAGATGAGTTTTTTATACCACTGGCTGATACTATTGATCCGGCAGCCGAGCGTGAAAGATTGGAAAAAGAGAAAGAATACCTGTTGGGCTTCTTGAAATCAGTTAATGCCAAGCTTTCTAACCAGAAGTTTATTAGTAATGCTAAACCTGAAATAGTAGATAACGAATTAAAGAAAAAGGCAGATGCTGAAACAAAGCTGCAAGCCTTAGAGGATAATTTGAAGTTTTTAACAGATTGA
- a CDS encoding AI-2E family transporter: MLSDEKPSDSVKKELTYIEKVWQTVAIVALLVVVILIARVAFNVVLMILAGSLIAVYFHGLGDIIQRKTSLNRKAAMMISIAGSFTLLALLLWFMGTKIQNQIIELSSTLPHTISTTRAKLAQTHLGQQILDNFSGDNSEKMFATAQHFFSTSFGVMGDIYVILFLGIFFTAHPSLYKNGILLLFPPHKKAMAKHVMDRISFSLKGWLKSTMLSIVLITILITVGLTITGIPVALVLGLTAGMFKIVPNFGSLVAMIPGILLAFTISTNKAIIVALIYMVSQTIVSSIVTPLIQKKIINLPPALTIISQVIMGTLSGALGIILAVPLLAIIIILVDELYVKKINTINPGTQLD, translated from the coding sequence ATGCTATCAGATGAAAAGCCTTCCGATTCGGTAAAAAAAGAACTTACTTATATCGAAAAGGTATGGCAAACCGTAGCCATTGTGGCCTTGTTGGTGGTAGTCATCCTGATTGCACGCGTAGCTTTCAACGTGGTGCTGATGATATTGGCAGGATCACTGATTGCTGTTTACTTTCATGGCTTGGGTGATATTATTCAGCGCAAAACCTCGCTAAACCGTAAGGCTGCCATGATGATTTCGATTGCTGGTTCTTTTACATTGCTGGCGTTACTACTCTGGTTTATGGGGACTAAAATTCAGAATCAGATTATCGAACTAAGCAGCACATTGCCACATACCATTAGTACCACACGTGCTAAATTAGCCCAAACTCATTTGGGCCAACAAATACTGGATAACTTTTCAGGCGATAATTCAGAAAAGATGTTTGCTACTGCTCAGCATTTTTTCAGTACCAGTTTCGGGGTAATGGGTGATATTTATGTTATCCTATTTCTGGGCATCTTTTTTACAGCGCACCCTTCTTTATATAAAAATGGCATATTGCTGTTGTTTCCGCCTCACAAAAAAGCTATGGCTAAACATGTTATGGATAGAATAAGCTTTTCACTTAAAGGCTGGCTTAAAAGTACCATGTTATCTATCGTGCTCATTACCATTTTAATTACTGTGGGATTAACTATTACGGGTATTCCTGTAGCGCTGGTACTGGGCTTAACAGCAGGTATGTTTAAAATTGTACCCAATTTTGGTTCGTTGGTAGCCATGATACCGGGTATTTTATTAGCTTTTACCATCAGTACCAATAAAGCTATTATAGTTGCTCTCATTTATATGGTATCGCAAACTATTGTAAGCAGTATTGTTACACCGCTTATTCAAAAAAAGATCATTAACCTGCCACCGGCTCTAACCATTATTAGTCAAGTTATTATGGGTACCTTATCGGGTGCTTTAGGTATTATTTTGGCCGTACCGCTACTGGCTATCATAATCATTTTGGTTGATGAACTGTATGTGAAAAAAATTAATACTATCAATCCGGGTACACAGCTTGATTAG
- a CDS encoding alpha/beta hydrolase, translating into MNAEQELTTSIEQEQHTATPQVQILDDHFYSPELQAQRRVWLYLPADYETSGKSYPVIYMQDGQNLFDQYTASYQEWGVDEIMDELFAGQACIIVAVDHGEENRITEYNPYDSEHGQGKGDDYVSFLTGTLKPYIDQQYRTLTDTKHTAIAGSSMGGLIAMYAALKCPEVFGNAGVFSPAFWIAKEVYAYALQQENLNNSRFYFVCGDAESDDMVGDMIGMADIVSEKVTDKQQVMVQVVPGAGHNEQQWHDDFPAFYEWLMAGF; encoded by the coding sequence ATGAATGCCGAACAAGAACTTACTACTTCTATAGAACAAGAACAACATACTGCTACACCCCAGGTGCAAATACTGGATGATCATTTTTACAGTCCCGAATTACAAGCACAGCGTAGAGTTTGGTTATACTTACCAGCCGATTATGAAACTTCCGGAAAATCGTACCCGGTAATTTACATGCAGGATGGACAAAACCTGTTCGATCAATACACCGCCAGTTACCAGGAGTGGGGGGTAGATGAAATTATGGACGAACTTTTTGCGGGTCAGGCCTGCATTATTGTAGCGGTTGACCATGGTGAGGAAAACCGTATAACAGAGTACAACCCATACGATTCTGAACATGGGCAAGGTAAAGGGGATGATTACGTATCATTTCTAACTGGCACTTTAAAACCATACATTGATCAGCAATACAGAACTTTAACTGATACAAAACATACAGCTATTGCAGGTAGTTCAATGGGAGGCTTGATTGCTATGTATGCCGCACTAAAATGCCCGGAAGTATTCGGTAATGCCGGTGTTTTCTCGCCAGCTTTCTGGATAGCTAAAGAGGTATATGCATATGCTTTGCAACAAGAGAATTTAAATAACTCCCGTTTCTATTTTGTATGCGGCGATGCTGAAAGTGACGATATGGTAGGTGATATGATAGGCATGGCTGACATTGTAAGCGAAAAAGTGACCGACAAGCAACAAGTGATGGTACAGGTTGTACCAGGCGCTGGGCATAATGAGCAACAATGGCATGATGATTTTCCAGCTTTCTATGAATGGCTGATGGCTGGCTTTTAA
- a CDS encoding glycoside hydrolase family 43 protein, with translation MGRVVAQHNPIIDGWYADPEGIKYGKTYWIFPTYSDKYEKQVFMDAFSSADLKTWKKHARVIDTSSVKWAQKAMWAPAVLQKGKQYYLFFGANDIHPGEVGGIGVAVAKKPEGPYKDLLGRPLIDTIVNGAQPIDQFVFRDKDGSYYMYYGGWGHCNIVKLKSDFTGIEPMPDGTLYKEITPENYVEGPYMFMRNGKYYFMWSEGGWTGPDYKVAYAIADSPIGPFKRLATVLQQDPAVATGAGHHSVIHSVQDDKYYIVYHRRPLNEKGANHRVVCIDEMNFDKEGHILPVKMTFNWAAK, from the coding sequence ATGGGGCGTGTAGTCGCTCAGCACAATCCGATAATTGACGGCTGGTATGCCGATCCCGAAGGCATCAAATACGGCAAAACTTACTGGATATTCCCAACCTATTCTGATAAATATGAAAAGCAGGTTTTCATGGATGCTTTTTCATCAGCCGATTTAAAGACCTGGAAAAAACATGCGCGTGTTATTGATACCAGCAGTGTAAAGTGGGCCCAAAAAGCGATGTGGGCTCCGGCCGTTTTGCAAAAAGGTAAACAGTACTATCTGTTTTTTGGTGCTAATGATATTCATCCGGGTGAGGTAGGCGGTATCGGCGTGGCTGTTGCCAAGAAACCCGAAGGCCCTTATAAGGATTTATTAGGCCGTCCGTTAATTGATACCATCGTAAATGGTGCTCAACCTATTGATCAGTTTGTGTTCAGAGATAAAGACGGTTCTTACTACATGTACTATGGGGGATGGGGACACTGTAATATAGTTAAATTAAAATCTGATTTTACAGGCATAGAACCGATGCCTGATGGTACCTTATACAAAGAAATTACGCCAGAAAATTATGTAGAAGGCCCATACATGTTTATGCGCAATGGCAAATACTATTTTATGTGGTCGGAAGGTGGATGGACAGGGCCAGATTACAAGGTAGCCTATGCTATAGCCGATTCTCCTATAGGACCTTTTAAACGTTTAGCTACCGTGTTACAACAAGATCCTGCTGTAGCAACTGGAGCTGGTCATCATTCAGTGATCCACTCTGTTCAGGATGACAAGTATTACATCGTATACCATCGCCGACCTTTAAATGAGAAAGGAGCGAACCATCGTGTGGTTTGTATTGATGAAATGAACTTTGATAAAGAAGGACATATTCTGCCGGTGAAGATGACTTTCAATTGGGCTGCTAAGTAA
- a CDS encoding citrate synthase, which yields MSEIAQLKIGDKTYDLPVIEGTEHEKAIDISKLRDQSGYITLDIGYKNTGATKSAITFLDGEQGILKYRGYPIEQLAEKSSFIEVAYLLIYGELPTEQQLKDFQYQISRHTLVHEDMKKFFDGFPSKSHPMGQLSSLIGALAAFNPESLEPGLSPEIINLEIIKLIAKMSTIVSWIYKKSLGQKVNYPQNKYDYVTNFLYMTFSQVTEEYEIDPVVVSAMNKLLILHADHEQNCSASTVRIVGSSDANIYASISAGISALWGPLHGGANQAVIEMLEKIKADGGDTDKWIAKAKDKNDSFRLMGFGHRVYKNFDPRAKIIKKACDDILEKLGVNDEVLSIAKRLEEVALQDEYFVQRKLYPNVDFYSGIIYRALGFPTDMFTVLFALGRLPGWIAQWKEMKENKEPIGRPRQVYVGATNRDYTDINNR from the coding sequence ATGTCGGAGATAGCACAATTAAAAATTGGCGATAAAACCTATGATCTGCCAGTTATAGAAGGTACTGAACACGAAAAAGCAATTGACATATCTAAACTGCGCGACCAAAGCGGGTACATTACATTAGATATTGGTTATAAAAATACCGGCGCTACCAAAAGTGCTATTACGTTTTTAGATGGCGAACAAGGCATCCTGAAATATCGCGGTTATCCTATTGAGCAATTGGCTGAAAAGTCAAGTTTTATAGAGGTAGCTTATTTGCTGATTTACGGTGAACTACCTACCGAGCAACAGTTAAAAGATTTTCAATATCAGATAAGCCGCCATACACTGGTACATGAAGATATGAAGAAGTTTTTTGATGGTTTTCCATCAAAATCACACCCGATGGGTCAGCTTTCTTCATTAATTGGTGCATTGGCAGCATTCAACCCTGAATCATTAGAGCCAGGTTTAAGTCCGGAAATTATCAATCTGGAAATTATAAAGCTGATTGCCAAAATGAGCACTATTGTATCTTGGATATACAAAAAATCGTTAGGGCAAAAAGTGAACTACCCACAAAATAAGTACGATTACGTAACCAACTTCCTGTACATGACCTTTAGCCAGGTTACTGAAGAGTACGAAATTGATCCGGTAGTGGTAAGCGCCATGAATAAGCTTCTTATTCTGCATGCCGACCATGAGCAAAACTGTTCGGCTTCAACTGTACGTATTGTGGGTTCATCAGATGCTAACATTTATGCTTCTATTTCAGCCGGTATATCAGCGCTTTGGGGACCGTTACATGGCGGTGCTAACCAAGCTGTAATAGAGATGCTGGAAAAAATCAAAGCTGATGGTGGCGATACTGATAAGTGGATTGCTAAAGCTAAGGATAAGAATGATTCTTTCCGTTTAATGGGTTTTGGTCACCGCGTTTACAAAAACTTTGATCCAAGGGCTAAGATTATTAAAAAGGCCTGTGATGATATTTTGGAAAAGCTGGGTGTTAATGATGAAGTGTTGTCAATTGCCAAAAGATTGGAAGAAGTAGCTTTGCAAGATGAATACTTTGTACAACGTAAGCTATACCCGAACGTTGACTTTTACTCAGGTATCATTTACCGTGCTTTAGGTTTCCCTACTGATATGTTTACCGTTCTTTTTGCATTAGGCCGTTTACCAGGATGGATTGCCCAATGGAAAGAAATGAAAGAAAATAAAGAGCCGATTGGACGTCCGCGTCAGGTTTATGTTGGTGCTACCAACCGCGACTATACGGATATCAACAATCGTTAA
- the queA gene encoding tRNA preQ1(34) S-adenosylmethionine ribosyltransferase-isomerase QueA, translated as MKLSQFKFNLPDSLIAHQPSSERDESRLMVLHRDSGKIEHKIFKDVLNYFEDKDVMILNNTKVFPARMYGNKEKTGATIEVFLLRELNKELRLWDVLVDPARKIRVGNKLYFGDDDLLVAEVVDNTTSRGRTIRFLFDGTDEEFRRNVEILGETPLPKYIKRKATAEDKERYQTIFAKNEGAVAAPTAGLHFSRELMKRLELKGVEFAEVTLHVGLGTFRPVEVEDLTKHKMDSEQFIIEQKQADIVNRGIENKRRICAVGTTSMRTIESAVSANKTLKAANDWTSKFIFPPYDFSIANSMVTNFHTPESTLLMMICAFGGYENVMNAYEIAVKEKYRFYSYGDAMLII; from the coding sequence ATGAAATTATCTCAATTTAAATTCAATTTACCAGATTCTCTAATTGCGCACCAGCCATCTTCTGAGCGTGATGAATCGCGCTTAATGGTATTACACCGGGATTCGGGTAAAATTGAGCACAAAATATTTAAAGATGTTTTGAATTACTTTGAGGATAAGGATGTGATGATCCTGAACAACACTAAAGTTTTTCCAGCCCGTATGTACGGTAACAAAGAAAAAACTGGTGCTACTATTGAAGTTTTCTTGTTACGTGAGCTAAATAAAGAACTACGCCTTTGGGATGTATTGGTTGACCCGGCTCGTAAAATACGCGTAGGTAATAAGCTGTACTTTGGTGATGACGATTTGTTAGTGGCTGAAGTAGTAGATAATACTACATCTCGTGGCCGCACTATTCGCTTTTTATTTGATGGTACTGATGAAGAATTTCGTCGTAACGTTGAAATTTTAGGTGAAACTCCACTACCTAAATATATTAAGCGCAAGGCTACTGCCGAAGATAAAGAACGCTATCAAACTATATTCGCTAAAAATGAAGGTGCTGTAGCAGCTCCAACTGCCGGCTTACATTTTAGCCGTGAACTGATGAAACGCTTGGAACTGAAAGGCGTTGAGTTTGCCGAAGTAACTTTACACGTAGGTTTGGGTACCTTCCGCCCGGTTGAGGTAGAAGACTTGACCAAACATAAAATGGATTCTGAGCAGTTCATTATTGAGCAAAAGCAAGCTGATATTGTAAACCGCGGTATCGAAAACAAACGTCGTATTTGCGCAGTAGGTACTACTTCCATGCGGACGATCGAATCAGCTGTATCAGCCAACAAAACCTTAAAAGCGGCTAACGATTGGACCAGCAAATTCATTTTCCCTCCGTATGATTTTAGTATTGCTAATTCTATGGTGACTAATTTCCATACGCCGGAGTCAACACTACTAATGATGATTTGTGCCTTTGGCGGTTATGAAAACGTAATGAATGCTTACGAAATAGCTGTAAAAGAAAAATATCGTTTTTATAGCTATGGTGATGCCATGCTGATTATCTAA
- a CDS encoding 2-C-methyl-D-erythritol 4-phosphate cytidylyltransferase — MDQVISSNSSNAQKAYAIIVAGGSGTRMQSAVPKQFLLLNGKPVLMHTLHAFSQSTYKPELIVVLPETYHSYWRELCNEHHFTITHQVVSGGATRFHSVKNGLDEVDTNSLVAIHDAVRPLISTTIIDDAYEQAMVKGSAIVCVQSRDSVRQVKENKSESLLRDEIYLVQTPQTFQAQILKQAYSYSYQESFTDDASVVEKAGHAIHIIPGSYNNFKITFPDDIAIAEFLLCKKATNL, encoded by the coding sequence ATGGATCAAGTAATATCTTCCAATTCATCTAACGCCCAAAAAGCATATGCTATTATTGTAGCTGGCGGTTCGGGCACCCGCATGCAAAGCGCAGTACCCAAACAATTTCTACTATTGAATGGAAAACCTGTTTTAATGCATACGCTTCATGCTTTTAGTCAAAGTACCTATAAGCCTGAACTTATTGTGGTTTTGCCTGAAACTTACCACAGTTATTGGAGAGAGCTATGCAACGAACACCATTTTACGATTACTCATCAAGTTGTAAGTGGCGGTGCTACCCGATTTCATTCCGTAAAAAATGGATTAGATGAAGTAGATACAAACAGCTTGGTTGCTATACATGATGCAGTGCGTCCTTTAATTAGTACAACAATTATTGATGATGCTTATGAACAGGCCATGGTAAAAGGCAGTGCAATAGTGTGTGTACAAAGCCGCGACTCTGTACGACAAGTAAAAGAGAACAAATCAGAAAGTCTATTAAGAGATGAAATTTACCTGGTACAAACGCCGCAAACCTTCCAAGCTCAAATACTTAAACAAGCATATAGCTACTCATACCAAGAAAGTTTTACAGATGATGCCAGCGTTGTAGAGAAGGCCGGACACGCCATACATATTATACCTGGCAGTTACAATAATTTCAAAATAACCTTTCCTGATGACATTGCCATTGCCGAATTTCTGTTATGCAAAAAAGCCACTAACTTATAA
- a CDS encoding lmo0937 family membrane protein — MRGLLYIIAVILIIGWALGAFVYDVGGLIHILLVIAIIALILGIIRRA; from the coding sequence ATGAGAGGCTTATTGTACATTATTGCTGTTATCCTGATTATAGGATGGGCGCTAGGCGCATTTGTTTACGACGTAGGTGGATTAATTCACATTTTGCTAGTTATTGCCATTATTGCATTAATACTAGGCATTATACGACGAGCATAA
- a CDS encoding DUF2795 domain-containing protein, with translation MYWTLELASHLEDAPWPATKDELIDYAIRSGAPVEVIENLQALEDDGEPYENIEEIWPDYPTKDDFFFNEDEY, from the coding sequence ATGTATTGGACTCTTGAATTGGCATCTCACCTGGAGGATGCACCATGGCCTGCCACCAAAGATGAACTAATTGACTATGCTATACGTTCGGGCGCACCGGTTGAAGTAATTGAAAATTTGCAAGCGTTGGAGGATGATGGTGAACCGTACGAAAATATAGAAGAGATTTGGCCGGATTATCCTACAAAAGACGATTTCTTTTTTAACGAAGACGAATATTAG
- a CDS encoding cob(I)yrinic acid a,c-diamide adenosyltransferase, translating to MKIYTKTGDQGFTSLLGGSRVPKYHLRIESYGTVDELNAYIGLIADQPTGITHQAALQQIQDRLFVIGAMLAADPEKPAPKIPDLQEVDVHWLEQQIDEMNEQLPPLQHFILPGGNTIISFCHVARCVCRRAERGIVQLAEDSFVDNKVIMYLNRLSDYLFVLARKIGHEQQIPEKKWVPGT from the coding sequence ATGAAAATATATACCAAAACAGGCGACCAAGGTTTTACATCTTTACTAGGCGGCAGCCGTGTACCTAAATATCATTTACGTATAGAAAGCTACGGAACTGTTGACGAATTAAATGCTTATATAGGATTAATAGCTGATCAGCCTACTGGTATAACACATCAAGCAGCTTTACAGCAAATACAAGATCGGTTATTTGTAATAGGCGCTATGCTAGCTGCCGACCCGGAAAAGCCAGCACCTAAAATACCTGATTTGCAGGAAGTGGATGTGCATTGGCTGGAGCAGCAGATAGATGAAATGAATGAGCAGCTACCGCCTTTGCAGCATTTTATTTTGCCTGGTGGTAATACTATTATTTCATTTTGCCATGTGGCCCGATGTGTATGTCGGCGTGCAGAACGTGGTATTGTTCAACTGGCAGAAGATAGTTTTGTGGATAATAAAGTTATAATGTACCTAAACAGATTGAGTGATTACCTGTTTGTTTTAGCACGCAAAATAGGACACGAGCAACAAATACCCGAAAAGAAATGGGTACCAGGTACTTAG
- a CDS encoding chitinase, with translation MLIKSGTIQSSACWFIAGAFLITLLSFSCSQHKTAANQNNKVSTTAAALITEKQYNALFPQHNIFYSYQAFVKAVNQLSHIKIKVTRRAVSIYQIIRTDKATGKSTIVRQDHDWNEAWAKQKPDSVYEVDFGLFCTQKDVSINKKELAAFFANIAHETRNGENGKYNDGLMEIHEANTTSAYIAENDEYPPATGKKYYGRGPMQLSYNGNYGYASDCILGDDKILLNNPELVETDPVISFETAIYFWMTPQTHKPSAHGVMVGVWQPKASDLAKGRKPGFGMTINIINGEIECNKGEDLYNMKDRIGFYQYFLSKLGIQDTNCACSCGKMQPYLYGVNE, from the coding sequence ATGTTAATCAAATCTGGTACTATACAATCATCGGCTTGCTGGTTTATAGCGGGTGCATTTTTAATTACGTTGCTAAGTTTTAGTTGCAGCCAGCATAAAACAGCAGCAAATCAGAATAACAAGGTAAGTACAACAGCCGCAGCTTTAATAACAGAAAAGCAGTATAATGCTCTGTTTCCTCAGCATAATATTTTTTATAGTTATCAGGCATTTGTTAAAGCTGTAAACCAATTAAGCCACATTAAAATTAAAGTAACCCGTCGTGCCGTTTCGATTTACCAGATTATACGAACTGATAAAGCCACAGGCAAATCAACCATTGTTAGGCAAGACCATGATTGGAACGAGGCTTGGGCTAAACAGAAACCCGATAGCGTTTATGAAGTGGACTTTGGCTTATTTTGCACGCAGAAAGATGTCAGCATTAACAAAAAAGAACTGGCTGCTTTTTTTGCCAATATTGCGCACGAAACCCGTAATGGTGAAAATGGCAAGTATAATGATGGCTTAATGGAAATTCATGAAGCGAATACTACATCAGCCTACATTGCCGAAAATGATGAATACCCACCTGCCACTGGTAAAAAATACTACGGACGTGGCCCCATGCAACTTAGTTATAATGGAAACTACGGCTATGCTTCAGATTGTATTTTAGGCGATGATAAAATTTTGTTGAATAATCCCGAATTGGTAGAAACAGATCCCGTAATATCCTTCGAAACAGCCATTTATTTTTGGATGACACCACAGACCCACAAACCATCAGCTCATGGTGTAATGGTAGGTGTTTGGCAACCTAAAGCAAGCGATTTAGCTAAAGGCCGTAAGCCTGGATTTGGTATGACAATCAACATTATTAATGGTGAAATAGAATGCAACAAAGGAGAAGACCTATACAACATGAAAGACCGTATAGGTTTTTACCAATACTTTTTAAGCAAACTAGGTATTCAGGATACTAACTGTGCTTGTAGCTGTGGTAAAATGCAACCTTACTTGTATGGAGTAAATGAATGA